One part of the Parabacteroides distasonis ATCC 8503 genome encodes these proteins:
- a CDS encoding amidohydrolase has protein sequence MTEDLRISMIQSHIIWEDREENLGYYGELLRRVSGRTDLAVLPETFTTGFSMDVEKQADTMEGQTVPTIKEWAKKYKLAVAGSFIAKDNGKFYNRAFFITPEGEEYYYDKRHLFRMAEEDKHFSAGDKRLIVPYKGWNICLQVCYDLRFPVWSRNVNNEYDLLIYVANWPEARKKAWKALLHARAIENMAYVCGVNRVGVDGKGFLFRGDSMIYNAKGKKLADAGKREEITRTCTLKKSELDEFRAKFPAWKDADGFSIDF, from the coding sequence ATGACTGAAGACTTACGTATCAGCATGATACAATCCCATATCATTTGGGAAGACCGTGAAGAGAACTTGGGTTATTACGGCGAACTGTTGCGCCGTGTTAGTGGAAGAACCGATTTAGCCGTATTGCCGGAGACGTTTACCACGGGATTTTCCATGGACGTGGAGAAACAAGCCGATACGATGGAGGGCCAGACCGTACCGACTATAAAGGAATGGGCTAAGAAATATAAACTGGCCGTGGCCGGGAGTTTTATCGCGAAAGATAACGGAAAGTTCTACAACCGGGCTTTTTTCATCACTCCGGAAGGAGAGGAGTATTATTACGATAAGCGTCATTTGTTCCGTATGGCGGAAGAGGACAAGCATTTCTCGGCGGGCGACAAACGGCTGATCGTGCCCTATAAAGGCTGGAATATCTGTTTGCAGGTTTGTTATGACCTGCGTTTCCCGGTTTGGAGCCGCAACGTAAATAACGAATATGATCTTTTGATTTATGTGGCCAATTGGCCCGAGGCCCGGAAGAAGGCGTGGAAGGCATTGCTGCATGCCCGTGCCATTGAGAACATGGCTTATGTCTGTGGCGTGAACCGTGTGGGGGTAGATGGGAAAGGTTTTCTTTTCAGAGGGGATTCCATGATTTATAACGCAAAAGGAAAGAAATTGGCTGATGCCGGAAAACGGGAGGAAATCACCCGGACATGTACCTTGAAGAAGAGCGAGCTGGATGAGTTCCGGGCTAAGTTCCCGGCGTGGAAGGATGCGGATGGATTTAGTATTGACTTCTAA
- a CDS encoding 1-acyl-sn-glycerol-3-phosphate acyltransferase, whose product MKKAISKAILRMAGWKLGPVDGVDLPKCIVCVAPHTSNWDFIVGKLFYTSIGCNAGFLIKKEWFFFPFNLLFNWLGGVPVDRGKRTSVTDQMVERFKTSERFQLAVTPEGTRKRAKDWKKGFYFIALKANVPIVVAYFDYGKKEVGTKGVFYPTGDVDKDIHTIREMYRGVTACHPENFVQV is encoded by the coding sequence ATGAAGAAGGCAATTAGTAAGGCGATACTCCGTATGGCGGGGTGGAAGCTGGGCCCGGTGGATGGCGTGGATTTGCCGAAATGTATCGTATGTGTGGCTCCGCATACCAGTAACTGGGATTTTATCGTAGGGAAACTTTTTTATACCTCGATCGGGTGTAACGCCGGTTTCCTTATTAAGAAAGAGTGGTTCTTTTTCCCTTTTAATTTGCTGTTTAACTGGCTGGGAGGTGTTCCGGTGGATCGTGGTAAACGTACGTCGGTGACCGATCAGATGGTGGAACGTTTCAAGACCAGTGAGCGGTTTCAATTGGCCGTCACACCGGAAGGTACCCGGAAGCGGGCCAAGGACTGGAAAAAAGGATTCTATTTTATCGCTTTGAAAGCGAACGTGCCGATCGTGGTGGCTTATTTTGATTATGGAAAGAAAGAGGTGGGTACGAAGGGTGTTTTTTATCCGACAGGTGATGTGGATAAAGATATCCATACGATACGTGAGATGTATCGGGGAGTTACCGCTTGCCATCCTGAGAATTTCGTACAGGTATAG
- a CDS encoding glycosyltransferase produces the protein MNEMIKTPEFLFESSWEVCNKVGGIYTVLSTKAHTLQQIFNDKVIFIGPDVWANTTAPDFTEDASLFEDWRKHAEAVDHLKVKVGRWNVPGTPPVILVDFKSYFSERDAFFYSMWENFRVDSIHAYGDYDESCIFAYAVGKVIESFYHFYKLENKKVAALFNEWMLAMGALYIQKQIPAIATLFTTHATSIGRSIAGNNKALYAYMDGYNGDQMAKELNMEAKHSVEKQAAHYVDCFTTVSDITARECKQLLDKAPDIVTPNGFEPNFVPEGKEYAKKRKEARRTLINVAEKLLGCSIDPNALLVSTSGRYEYRNKGIDVFIEAMNRVRTSGRLQREVVAFIMVPAWVRAARADLKEAIEQDIKTTSPLQIPFITHWLHNMPEDKVLNYINHAGFTNAASEKLKIIFVPCYLDGKGGIFNKTYYDMLIGMDATVYPSYYEPWGYTPLESIAFGIPTITTNLAGFGMWAKKTVSGDNLSEGVEVINRTDFNYFEVADAIMNSILALSQKDATDIEEIKQRCFDLARKAEWSKFIDYYLTAFDIAIKHAEERNS, from the coding sequence ATGAACGAAATGATAAAGACGCCAGAGTTTCTCTTTGAAAGCAGCTGGGAAGTCTGTAATAAAGTGGGAGGTATTTATACCGTACTATCGACTAAAGCTCATACGCTTCAACAAATTTTTAACGACAAAGTAATATTCATCGGTCCGGATGTGTGGGCAAACACAACCGCTCCCGATTTTACGGAAGACGCATCTTTGTTTGAGGATTGGAGAAAGCACGCCGAGGCAGTAGATCACTTGAAAGTTAAGGTTGGTCGCTGGAACGTACCGGGTACCCCCCCTGTTATACTGGTAGATTTCAAGTCCTACTTCAGTGAACGAGACGCCTTTTTCTATTCTATGTGGGAAAATTTCCGAGTTGACTCCATCCACGCCTACGGCGATTACGATGAGTCTTGTATCTTCGCATATGCGGTCGGTAAGGTAATAGAGAGTTTCTATCACTTCTACAAACTGGAAAACAAGAAAGTCGCCGCCCTATTCAATGAATGGATGTTGGCGATGGGAGCGCTTTACATTCAAAAGCAAATCCCTGCCATAGCGACACTTTTCACGACGCATGCCACATCGATCGGACGCTCTATCGCCGGTAACAACAAAGCGTTATACGCTTATATGGACGGTTACAACGGCGATCAGATGGCTAAGGAGCTAAACATGGAGGCCAAGCATTCCGTAGAGAAGCAGGCCGCCCATTACGTGGATTGCTTCACGACCGTAAGCGATATCACGGCCCGTGAATGTAAACAGTTATTGGATAAGGCACCGGATATCGTTACCCCGAACGGCTTTGAGCCCAACTTCGTACCCGAGGGTAAGGAATACGCTAAAAAGCGGAAGGAGGCACGTCGTACATTAATTAATGTAGCGGAGAAATTATTGGGCTGTTCCATCGACCCGAACGCTTTGCTGGTTTCCACCAGTGGCCGCTATGAATACAGAAATAAAGGTATCGATGTCTTCATCGAGGCGATGAACCGTGTACGTACGTCCGGACGCCTGCAGCGTGAGGTCGTCGCCTTTATCATGGTACCGGCTTGGGTACGTGCTGCCCGTGCGGATTTAAAAGAGGCGATCGAGCAGGACATAAAGACGACCTCTCCGCTTCAAATCCCTTTCATTACGCACTGGTTGCATAATATGCCAGAAGATAAGGTCTTGAATTATATCAACCACGCCGGCTTCACGAACGCGGCATCCGAAAAACTAAAGATCATATTCGTTCCTTGTTATTTGGACGGTAAAGGAGGTATTTTCAATAAGACCTATTATGATATGCTGATAGGGATGGACGCTACCGTATATCCTTCCTACTACGAGCCGTGGGGATATACCCCGCTGGAAAGTATCGCTTTCGGTATACCGACGATCACGACCAATCTGGCTGGTTTCGGTATGTGGGCGAAGAAAACGGTATCCGGAGATAACCTTAGCGAAGGCGTAGAGGTTATTAATCGTACGGATTTCAATTATTTTGAGGTAGCGGACGCTATCATGAACTCCATCCTGGCTCTCAGCCAAAAGGATGCTACGGACATCGAGGAAATCAAACAGCGTTGTTTCGATCTCGCTCGAAAAGCTGAATGGAGCAAGTTTATCGACTATTATCTGACCGCATTCGATATCGCCATAAAGCATGCCGAGGAAAGAAACAGCTAA
- the glgP gene encoding alpha-glucan family phosphorylase, which translates to MKIKANNANSPIWKDVYSHSKLPQQLEPLNEIATNLWWVWNHEGAKLFGKIDKQLWKSTEGNPVQLLQSLSHKRMEEILADKELMAEIQKVYADFKAYINVKPDKTQPSVAYFSMEYGLTNVLKIYSGGLGVLAGDYLKEASDSNIDLCAVGFLYRYGYFTQTLSMDGQQIANYEPQNFNALPLTQVLQSNGEPMVLEVPYPGRTVYVHIWKVSVGRVPLYLMDTDIPQNSEWDRSITHQLYGGDWENRMKQEYLLGIGGIMMLNKLGIKKQIYHCNEGHAALINAQRLVDYIQNDGLSFNQALEVVRASALYTVHTPVPAGHDYFDEGLFGRYMGEFPGKLGISWQDFIDMGRENPGSNEKFSMSVFALNTCQEANGVSWLHGKVSQRMFAPVWKGYFPDELHVGYVTNGVHMPTWAATEVKKFYADKLGTKLFEDQSNRKCWEGIQNVSDEEIWNLRMTLKNKLIDYIRVQYKDSWLKNQGDPSKVVSILEKINPNALLIGFGRRFATYKRAHLLFTDLDRLAKIVNNEKFPIQFVFTGKAHPADGGGQGLIKHIVEISRRPEFLGKIIFLENYDMRLARRLISGVDVWLNTPTRPLEASGTSGEKAEMNGVLNFSVLDGWWYEGYVEGAGWALTDKRTYENQQYQDQLDAATIYHCLETEIIPTYYAKNSKGYSPDWIQYIKNSIAKIAPDYTMKRMLDDYEDRFYHKLATRSAHISANNYEIAKQLAAWKEEVAQHWDSFQVESFTCDQDLTVNGPVVGKEYNFNLVIDRHELQGMLGAEMVVMKEDPEKHTLSPINTAQFELMKEEGSKLFFKLTTTPSEAGNHKIGFRVYPVNKELPHRMDFAYVRWIQL; encoded by the coding sequence ATGAAAATTAAGGCGAATAACGCAAACAGTCCTATTTGGAAGGACGTCTACTCACATTCCAAGCTTCCACAACAGTTGGAACCACTTAATGAGATCGCTACGAATCTTTGGTGGGTATGGAATCATGAAGGCGCTAAACTATTTGGCAAGATCGACAAACAACTTTGGAAATCCACAGAAGGTAACCCTGTACAGCTATTGCAAAGCCTTTCACACAAACGTATGGAAGAGATCTTAGCAGATAAGGAGTTAATGGCTGAAATCCAAAAGGTATACGCTGATTTCAAAGCTTATATCAATGTAAAACCCGACAAGACACAACCGTCTGTAGCCTACTTCAGCATGGAGTACGGTTTGACCAATGTATTAAAGATTTACTCAGGTGGTCTGGGAGTATTAGCCGGTGACTACTTGAAAGAGGCCAGCGATAGCAATATCGATTTATGTGCCGTAGGTTTCTTGTATCGTTACGGATATTTCACACAGACTTTGTCCATGGACGGTCAGCAGATCGCCAATTACGAGCCGCAAAATTTCAACGCCCTGCCGTTGACTCAGGTATTGCAGTCGAACGGAGAGCCGATGGTATTGGAAGTTCCTTATCCGGGCAGAACCGTTTACGTTCATATCTGGAAAGTTAGCGTAGGTCGTGTACCTTTGTACTTAATGGATACGGATATTCCTCAGAACAGCGAATGGGATCGTTCCATCACGCACCAATTATATGGTGGCGACTGGGAAAACCGTATGAAACAAGAGTATTTGTTGGGTATCGGTGGTATCATGATGCTGAACAAGTTAGGTATCAAGAAACAAATTTATCACTGCAACGAGGGACACGCCGCTTTGATCAACGCTCAGCGTTTGGTAGACTATATCCAGAACGACGGCCTTTCATTCAACCAAGCGTTGGAGGTAGTTCGTGCTTCCGCCCTCTATACGGTACACACTCCGGTTCCGGCAGGTCACGATTACTTTGACGAGGGTTTGTTCGGACGTTACATGGGTGAGTTCCCCGGCAAGTTAGGTATTAGCTGGCAAGATTTCATCGACATGGGACGTGAGAACCCAGGTTCTAACGAGAAATTCTCCATGAGCGTATTCGCCTTGAACACTTGCCAAGAGGCTAACGGCGTAAGCTGGTTGCACGGTAAGGTTTCTCAGCGCATGTTCGCCCCGGTTTGGAAAGGTTACTTCCCGGATGAACTGCACGTTGGTTATGTAACGAACGGTGTACATATGCCGACTTGGGCCGCTACCGAGGTGAAGAAATTCTATGCGGATAAATTAGGCACGAAGCTTTTCGAGGATCAATCAAATCGCAAATGTTGGGAAGGAATTCAGAATGTATCCGACGAGGAAATCTGGAATCTCCGTATGACCTTGAAGAATAAATTGATTGATTACATCCGTGTTCAATATAAAGATAGCTGGTTGAAGAACCAAGGTGATCCTTCCAAGGTGGTTTCTATCCTAGAGAAGATCAACCCGAATGCCTTGCTGATCGGTTTCGGTCGTCGTTTCGCTACTTACAAGCGTGCGCACTTGTTGTTCACGGACTTAGACCGTTTGGCTAAGATCGTTAACAATGAGAAGTTCCCGATTCAGTTCGTATTCACCGGTAAGGCTCACCCAGCTGATGGTGGTGGTCAAGGTTTGATCAAACACATCGTAGAGATCTCTCGCCGTCCGGAGTTCTTAGGAAAGATCATCTTCTTGGAGAACTACGATATGCGTTTGGCCCGTCGTTTGATTTCTGGTGTAGACGTATGGTTGAACACGCCGACTCGTCCGTTAGAGGCTTCCGGTACTTCCGGTGAGAAAGCCGAGATGAACGGTGTATTGAACTTCTCCGTTCTTGACGGTTGGTGGTATGAGGGTTACGTAGAAGGCGCAGGTTGGGCATTGACCGACAAGCGTACTTATGAGAACCAGCAATACCAAGACCAATTGGATGCGGCTACGATCTACCATTGCTTGGAAACTGAGATCATCCCGACTTACTACGCTAAGAACAGCAAGGGTTACTCTCCGGACTGGATCCAATATATCAAGAACTCTATCGCCAAGATCGCTCCGGATTATACGATGAAACGTATGTTGGACGATTATGAGGATCGTTTCTATCACAAATTGGCTACTCGTTCCGCTCATATTTCCGCTAACAACTACGAGATCGCTAAGCAATTAGCTGCTTGGAAAGAGGAAGTTGCGCAACATTGGGATAGCTTCCAAGTGGAATCTTTCACTTGCGACCAAGATTTGACGGTGAATGGCCCGGTTGTAGGAAAAGAATACAACTTCAATTTGGTAATCGACCGTCATGAACTACAAGGTATGTTAGGTGCTGAAATGGTTGTCATGAAGGAAGATCCGGAGAAACACACGCTGTCACCAATCAATACCGCTCAGTTCGAGTTGATGAAGGAAGAAGGCTCCAAGTTATTCTTCAAGTTAACGACCACTCCTTCCGAGGCTGGTAACCATAAGATAGGCTTCCGTGTATATCCTGTAAACAAGGAGTTGCCTCACCGTATGGACTTCGCTTATGTACGTTGGATTCAGTTATAA
- a CDS encoding OmpP1/FadL family transporter, with translation MKKKVVLGAALMMMPLVSFAGGYLTNTNQHAAFLRSLSRGAAIDIDGALSNPAGLSFLPTDGFRVGVSIQSAFQTRDIDASFSTYNGFDPVNKVPTVSDVPYKKYYKGKAAAPVIPSVFAAYKKGDWTISGFFAITGGGGKASFDDGLPMFESAAMAGIFKESVAKYIKTGGQSPIVTPDMYTINSAMDGKQYIYSLQLGLSYKITDWLSAFAGGRMNYFSGNYDGYLDAKLKQNFGGADLMNLALDCDQTGWGLTPVLGVDVKYGKFNFGAKYEFKTNLNIENNTKKLDYPDSAEGLVGPYKHGVNTPNDIPSMLSVAASYRFLPMLKASVEYHFFDDKKAGMAGGKQKELERGTNEYLFGIEWDVVKRLTISGGAQITDYGLSDNFQSDVSFSCDSYSLGFGAKVMLSEKMALNVGYMWTTYHDYTKKMDNYCGTGLPGQNVYSRTNKVFGLSLDYAF, from the coding sequence ATGAAGAAAAAAGTAGTATTAGGTGCGGCATTGATGATGATGCCTTTGGTTTCTTTCGCTGGAGGATATTTGACGAATACGAATCAGCATGCAGCCTTTTTAAGGTCACTTTCGCGAGGTGCTGCAATTGATATAGACGGCGCTTTGTCAAACCCGGCGGGTCTTTCTTTTTTGCCGACAGACGGTTTCCGCGTTGGTGTGAGTATCCAAAGTGCTTTCCAGACCCGGGATATCGATGCCTCTTTCAGTACATACAATGGTTTCGACCCAGTGAATAAGGTGCCGACAGTGAGCGACGTTCCCTATAAAAAGTATTACAAAGGAAAGGCAGCCGCTCCCGTGATTCCGAGTGTTTTTGCGGCTTACAAAAAAGGTGATTGGACGATCTCCGGTTTCTTTGCCATTACGGGTGGAGGTGGTAAGGCTTCGTTTGACGATGGTCTGCCAATGTTCGAATCGGCTGCTATGGCCGGTATCTTCAAGGAAAGTGTAGCGAAATATATAAAGACTGGCGGTCAAAGTCCCATCGTCACGCCGGATATGTATACTATTAACAGTGCGATGGACGGAAAACAGTATATTTATTCCCTACAACTTGGCCTATCATACAAGATCACGGATTGGCTTTCTGCCTTTGCCGGTGGCCGGATGAACTATTTCTCAGGAAACTATGACGGGTATCTGGATGCAAAATTAAAACAGAATTTTGGTGGAGCGGATTTAATGAACCTGGCTTTGGATTGCGACCAGACAGGTTGGGGGTTGACACCGGTTTTGGGTGTCGATGTCAAATATGGTAAATTCAATTTCGGAGCTAAATATGAGTTTAAGACGAACTTGAACATCGAAAACAATACCAAGAAGTTGGATTATCCCGACAGTGCGGAAGGTTTGGTTGGCCCTTATAAGCATGGTGTAAATACGCCGAACGATATTCCTTCCATGCTTTCGGTGGCAGCTTCTTATCGGTTTTTGCCCATGTTGAAGGCTTCTGTTGAGTATCACTTCTTCGATGATAAGAAGGCGGGAATGGCCGGTGGAAAGCAGAAGGAACTGGAAAGAGGTACGAATGAGTATCTGTTTGGTATAGAGTGGGATGTTGTCAAGAGATTGACCATTAGCGGTGGCGCTCAAATTACAGATTATGGTTTGTCTGATAATTTCCAAAGTGATGTTAGTTTCTCCTGCGATTCTTATTCGCTGGGCTTTGGTGCTAAAGTGATGTTGAGCGAAAAAATGGCTTTGAACGTGGGATATATGTGGACAACTTACCACGATTATACCAAGAAGATGGACAACTACTGCGGCACGGGACTTCCTGGGCAGAATGTGTATAGCCGCACCAACAAGGTGTTCGGATTAAGTTTGGACTACGCTTTCTAA
- a CDS encoding esterase, which translates to MKRLALLAALLLPLSMVFAQQNVGFKTDKVEPLVINPDNSVTFYVEAPKAKSVSVKGDWEANEGNGQMTKGKNGTWSYTTPPLPSEMYTYRLNIDGIYNIAPNNPFSCRDVGTLFSLFYINGGNGDYYQVRDVPHGDVTTTWYHSDILGSERRLSVYTPPFYDKNIQSYPVLYLLHGSGGDENAWLELGRTARIMDNLIAEGKIQPMLVVMPNGNPSKQAAPGETPDNLNYKPAMSNSFPGYKDGSYEKSFTEIIHFIDNRYRTIPDKRHRAIAGLSMGGFHTLYISLNYPDYFNYIGLFSAGLSANGVDPNSPMYTNLDEKLGNLKRSGYQLFWIGIGKDDFLYDANQQFRQRMDSLGMKYQYVESTRGHIWANWRAYLLQFAPMLFK; encoded by the coding sequence ATGAAAAGACTAGCATTACTCGCAGCTCTCTTACTGCCGCTATCCATGGTTTTCGCCCAACAGAACGTAGGATTCAAGACCGATAAGGTAGAACCTCTCGTGATCAACCCAGACAATAGCGTTACTTTCTATGTAGAAGCCCCAAAGGCGAAGTCCGTCTCCGTAAAAGGAGACTGGGAAGCCAACGAGGGCAATGGCCAGATGACGAAAGGGAAAAACGGTACATGGAGCTATACGACTCCCCCACTGCCATCCGAAATGTACACCTATCGTTTAAACATAGATGGTATTTACAACATCGCCCCAAACAACCCATTCTCTTGCCGTGACGTAGGCACCTTGTTCAGCCTGTTCTATATCAACGGGGGAAATGGGGATTATTATCAAGTACGTGACGTGCCCCATGGCGATGTAACGACCACGTGGTATCACTCGGATATCCTCGGGAGCGAACGTAGGCTTAGCGTTTATACACCTCCTTTTTACGATAAGAACATCCAGTCTTATCCCGTTCTGTACCTGTTACATGGCAGTGGCGGCGACGAGAACGCTTGGCTGGAGCTTGGCCGTACCGCCCGTATCATGGATAACTTGATTGCCGAAGGCAAGATACAGCCAATGCTTGTCGTTATGCCAAACGGCAATCCCAGTAAACAGGCCGCTCCCGGCGAAACGCCCGATAACCTGAATTACAAGCCGGCCATGAGCAACAGCTTCCCCGGTTATAAGGATGGCTCGTACGAGAAGAGTTTCACCGAGATCATTCATTTCATCGATAACCGTTACCGTACGATCCCGGATAAGCGACACCGAGCCATAGCCGGACTTTCGATGGGTGGTTTCCATACATTATATATATCATTGAATTATCCGGACTATTTTAACTATATAGGACTTTTCTCCGCTGGGCTCAGCGCAAATGGTGTAGACCCCAATAGCCCGATGTACACGAACCTCGACGAGAAGTTAGGAAACCTCAAGAGATCCGGTTATCAATTGTTCTGGATCGGTATCGGAAAGGACGATTTCCTGTACGACGCGAACCAGCAATTCCGCCAGCGAATGGATAGCCTAGGTATGAAATACCAGTACGTAGAATCCACCCGAGGGCATATCTGGGCCAATTGGCGGGCTTATCTCCTCCAATTCGCTCCTATGCTTTTCAAATAA
- a CDS encoding AraC family transcriptional regulator, translating to MNHNIPQYDFYKHKYGDELLIDVVPLNTIKKYLKEQPVHILTYYDITLITSGEGEFLIDHQANRVKPQDIIFTRPGEIRKWDDKTIQDGFALIFEEEFLLSFFNDPAFLRNLSYFHTERRSSKLSLDKKAYARISELISEIDKEIKNYQSKDKHLLRALLYETLMLLNRLYSNSNALPPDTNTRSKSIYVDRFIELVNHSFKQDHSIRSYADQLCITPNYLNEIVKNATGINAKQYILNKILIESKRLLTYTDLPISAITEALGYEDPSYFIRLFRSQTNMTPLNYRRNTKP from the coding sequence ATGAATCATAATATACCGCAATACGACTTCTATAAACACAAATACGGCGATGAGCTACTTATCGACGTCGTTCCCTTGAACACGATCAAGAAGTATCTCAAGGAACAACCCGTACATATATTGACGTATTACGATATAACATTGATCACTAGCGGGGAGGGAGAATTCCTTATCGATCATCAAGCGAACCGGGTAAAGCCTCAAGATATCATCTTTACCCGGCCCGGCGAAATACGCAAATGGGACGATAAAACGATACAAGACGGATTCGCTCTTATCTTTGAGGAAGAGTTCCTGCTCTCTTTTTTCAATGATCCGGCATTTCTCCGGAACCTCTCTTATTTCCATACGGAAAGACGGTCTTCCAAGCTCAGTCTCGACAAGAAAGCCTATGCCCGCATCTCCGAGTTGATCTCGGAGATCGATAAAGAGATCAAGAACTATCAGTCGAAAGACAAACACTTACTCCGGGCCTTGTTGTACGAGACATTAATGTTGCTCAACAGGTTATATTCTAACTCGAACGCTTTACCACCAGACACAAACACCCGATCTAAAAGCATCTATGTAGACCGATTTATCGAGTTAGTAAACCATTCCTTCAAGCAAGATCATTCCATCCGGAGCTATGCCGATCAGCTTTGCATCACCCCGAACTACCTGAATGAGATCGTGAAAAACGCTACGGGCATCAACGCTAAACAATACATCCTAAACAAAATACTAATCGAGAGCAAACGGCTATTGACTTATACAGACTTGCCTATATCCGCCATAACGGAAGCTCTAGGTTACGAGGATCCATCCTATTTCATCCGTCTATTTCGTTCCCAAACAAACATGACCCCGCTAAACTATCGCAGGAATACAAAACCGTAA
- a CDS encoding YybH family protein — protein MRQYKSWIAALILGSTLSANAQQKNMENKTLNENIPEMIISLEKEALASTDPMAFVELSDTDVIYFDPSLETKIEGLEQLRTYYKGMQLPPADHFDMIRPVVQVAQNIAVLTFNLDSYLSDKVIKWNCTEVYRRNPDNQWKIIQTHWSYVKPLD, from the coding sequence ATGAGACAATACAAATCATGGATAGCGGCTCTCATATTAGGAAGCACGTTATCCGCTAACGCACAACAAAAGAATATGGAGAACAAAACATTAAACGAGAACATCCCGGAGATGATCATCTCCCTTGAAAAAGAGGCTCTAGCCTCGACCGACCCGATGGCATTCGTAGAGCTTTCAGACACCGACGTGATTTACTTCGATCCTTCCCTAGAGACGAAAATAGAGGGATTGGAACAACTGCGCACTTATTATAAAGGTATGCAACTTCCTCCGGCAGATCATTTCGACATGATCCGCCCGGTCGTACAAGTCGCACAAAACATAGCGGTACTCACCTTCAACCTTGATAGCTACTTATCCGACAAGGTAATAAAATGGAACTGCACCGAGGTTTACAGACGCAACCCCGACAACCAATGGAAGATCATACAAACCCACTGGTCTTACGTGAAACCGCTAGATTAA
- a CDS encoding fimbrillin family protein, which translates to MYYIDYSLNTNYMIRNLLKAANALTFSTMFLLLLAGCNKNTIIFEDGTTPNGSSGNEDPGNSTLVTFNASVEGRNLLRSMSPMNKGIQSRVYVFDSSAGTKGSPEASGLYITSSPGVLTGSDGYKMFLSNGTYNFYAVSDNFSTIPPTFTSGVSEPLFNGIDYLWWSAIQQDVNSSQINIPIVYGHVATQVVVELTGGEGITINQLVSAMITPPVVGATMDLGTGVITPATAFGKADKMGINGLTAQYIMLPIRHTAPMTLTLEISADNENSTRTYTTQIPLPDGELKAGNSYLFKAVINGNSVTLASVNVKDWTDVDETGKPLYPTQN; encoded by the coding sequence ATGTATTATATAGACTATTCACTAAACACAAATTATATGATACGGAATTTACTGAAAGCGGCAAATGCGCTTACATTTAGCACGATGTTCCTGTTACTCCTCGCCGGATGCAACAAGAACACGATTATTTTTGAGGATGGAACAACCCCGAACGGCTCTTCGGGAAACGAGGACCCGGGAAACAGCACGTTGGTGACCTTCAACGCCTCCGTGGAGGGCCGGAACCTATTACGTTCCATGTCTCCCATGAATAAAGGGATACAAAGCAGGGTTTATGTCTTCGACAGCAGCGCAGGAACCAAGGGAAGCCCCGAGGCGTCAGGCCTTTACATAACCTCATCTCCCGGGGTGTTAACAGGAAGTGACGGATATAAAATGTTTCTCTCCAATGGCACTTATAATTTCTACGCCGTATCCGACAATTTCTCCACGATCCCCCCGACATTCACGAGTGGCGTATCCGAACCCCTCTTCAACGGTATCGATTATCTTTGGTGGAGCGCCATACAACAGGATGTTAATAGCTCCCAAATCAATATACCGATTGTTTATGGGCATGTGGCTACCCAAGTCGTAGTAGAATTAACCGGCGGTGAAGGTATCACGATCAACCAACTGGTCTCCGCCATGATCACTCCTCCCGTGGTTGGGGCTACCATGGATCTGGGCACAGGTGTCATCACTCCTGCTACCGCCTTCGGAAAAGCGGATAAGATGGGGATAAACGGATTAACAGCCCAATATATCATGTTGCCGATAAGACATACGGCTCCCATGACTCTCACGCTGGAAATATCCGCCGACAATGAAAACAGTACCCGCACCTATACCACCCAGATCCCTCTTCCGGATGGCGAGTTGAAAGCGGGAAACTCTTATTTATTTAAAGCGGTAATCAACGGTAATTCGGTCACTTTGGCCAGTGTCAACGTAAAAGACTGGACAGATGTGGACGAGACAGGAAAGCCCCTTTATCCGACCCAGAATTAA